The Humulus lupulus chromosome 7, drHumLupu1.1, whole genome shotgun sequence region acttacaatcccaactgcataacatatgtcaggcctagtacacaacatagcatacatcagactcaaCCGCTGAatcatagggatactttctcatatcctcttcctcctgaggtgtcttaggacattgttccttggagagagcaattccataTCTAGTcagtaactgacctttcttggaattctccaaagagaatctttcaagcataATATAATTAGCCTAAGAAAGTGCCtggagcttgttcttcctatcccttaggatttggattcccaaaacatagctcgcctcgcccaaatctttcatttggaacttttcggctaaccacttcttcacgtttgacaatgtctctacattcttcccaatgagaaaaatgtcatcaacgtaaagaactaagaaaacaaccacttttcctttgatatatttatacacacatgcttcgtcgacattctgtttgaagccatatgttttaattgtttcatcaaaagtgatattccaagatctagatgcttgctttaatccataaatggatttcaacaacttgcacaccttttgatttTCCccattctttatgaacccttctggttgtaccatatagatactttcatcaagacagccattcagaaaagttgtcttgacgtccatttgccatatctcttAATCATTGGCAACCGCTACGGATAAGaggatcactacaagaaaaaatgcttttaataagaccaaaatgTGTTATAAAAACATAGCACAACAGtttttgacgtgttaagaccgactatgttatcgtaggtcagggtactttacataacaatttatcattgttatacagatgtgttattatactgtcaacgataacacactttctgtgttattttaataaatagataagtgtttaattatattatttatagtcgattatataacacatttcaatacttataaatttgtgttatactacactttagtataacacattttttgtgttatataatgaagtttgcataacaaaattctttacttataaaaagtgtaattgtaatagatattataacacatttttcgtattattttaatatttagattagtttaaattctcattatatattcatttatataacactaatttattctattatatttttattttttatttatataattaaagctAGCTTTCTAATACATACtagtatcatcaaatgaacttgattttcaaataacaaaaagtaaaaacattcaacattgtattaacaatacacaaattagtttaaaacattcaacattgtcatcaacaacaaaatgttctttaagtatttaagtagtcttaaatattcaacatattgaaaagttactactttcagcacaaaatattctacagctgctcaacacaaagccttcaaaattaagtatcattttctattttgcttatcacatctgcaaaataaacaaagaaatattttattgttattatctagcatcacaaattacttcaagaaaaatgctatggaaattatttccaagagaggacactacatacaaaataatgaattcacaactacaccaaagcaaacaaagaaaccaaacactaaattataagacattagttCTTTAtttagtatgaaaatgtacctcttggaataacttttttagaaggccatgcaactgtggaaccaactgcatcttgtattgtaagcatcgcattattaggacgaaataagtaagattctggtacaatatcaacatcaacccatactcgcataaagtctggtccaagaggctttccatgtacagttaactttggatcactagaatcccaacgaccttcagcaacaattacatctgcccagtcaagcaagtagcaagcattcttcgcTTCTGTAAAGTATCGAGATcctgaaaaagaaaatgataaaaaaaatttactATACATATTTCAGCAATAATTTCCTAGCACACACACGTACAACCcataacaaaacaaaaacaaaaaatattattgCACTTTTCAAACAGCCAGAATGACCATTTGAATGGAGCCTTCTCGTTTCCAATTCCTTCGAAACCCATTTCTATGATTTAGTGTTCCTACAAATTTCAAGAATTCTATACTACAATTAGTATAGATATTTACTCTTTGAAAAATAAGCAAAATTTGTTTTGATAGTACAAATTTCCACAAAGCCCACAAGAATTTGTAAGAATATCAATTATCTGAAATCATGTGTTCATGTATAtgtgtgagagagaaagagaggaaggaaacgatagagaagttaaacaaaatttatatatgtacCATACTAATCCAACCATACCAGTATTAAATTGTTGAGATTAGCTTTTGGGACCTAGCAACAATAAAAAAGAGATAATAGTGATAAATACTGAAAACAAAAATCATTAACATGCTACTGTACAAATTGAAGGCACTAAAATCACCCTTCATGAGTCAAAGTTTGCCATAATCTATACAAGATATTGTGAAATAAAGAATTTAATTGTAGAGTGCATAAAAATAAATCAACAGACCTCGTGAACTACTATAAACTACTATAGAATCACAGAAGAATACAATATTTTGAtcctaaattattataaattcactCTTTATCAACATAActcaagaaaaattaaaatttaagcaTGTCATGCTGTTGAAAACATCTTCTCCAATATAAAATATCATCCAACAATGCCTACATGTGCAAGCATCATCTTAAGTCCAGCCATTTAGAAAGGAAAGTAGATATAGCATGGTGTTGTGTCTATCAAGAAATCaaaatgatctatttttattGCCTAAACCAATTAAAGTTCCAACTGCAACTTTTAAAGCAAAAATAAACAAGAACTCAACTTCCGATGACACACATTATATGCAAGTACCAAAAGACTTTGGAGGAAAACAGGATATCAAACCTTATGATCTGTCATTGTGGCAAATGGCATACCAGTGACGATTACAGCTCTTCCAACGTGATCAGCAAAATCTAATCCTTCACTTACCTGGAAAATTAGTGACAATCAACCACTATGAACAAGATTTCACTCAAGCAGGACATTCAAATTCAAAATCTAACAAAAAATATGCACTGGAAAACCTCATTTACATTAAGGTATTTTATGCTTAAGCCAGTAAAGTATACAATTCCAAGACTAAGATTCAGCAATTAAAATTCTATAAGAATCTTGGAATTTGAGGAAGGGCTTGTAATCAAACAACAGTATTCACAGTGCTAAACATATGAGCAAATGTAACTGCTCGATTCACAGGTaccaggtcgcataaagatatatCACTAACAATGATAATTCCAATATCTAGTAAATCAATATGCAAATAAGTTTACTTCTTTTTTTTCAGTTCATCTCAGGCAATACAAAAAATTTCGCAACAGTTGCCTAATTCTGTAAACTAAAATCTTGTCATTTTAGAGCATATCTATAACCATCTTAGAAACCATTTAAactcaataaataattaaacaaagtGCACACTTAATAGACCCTATCAGATAAATGATGCACCAGTACTAAATAATTACCATGATGCCAAAATGCAGATAAATGTTGAGAATTAAATTACTTTGGGAAATTTAATTGACATGACCATGCATAAGCAAACTGTTTGTAAATCCATCCATCAACACATAAACCAAAGATCTGTCACTATAAGACAAAATAAAGTGTTTTCACTAGCCAAGGAGATCTCTAGACATACCTTACCACGACACACATCAAAAAATATTGCACCAGAAGTTGAGGAGTCCTTCAGCTTAGCCATGTAATCCTGACAAAACAAGAGTAAAGAAAAGCATCAGATAGACCATTTAAGTAGAGGAAGTGATGTGTGTGGACATATTGTAGTGCTTGGAACTAATGTAAGTAACCTCAATTGACTCAGAAAACAAAAAAGATTGTCTAGGTTCTACAACAGGTTTCTTATGCCTGCAGATTCTTTCCCATAATGTTGTTGAATTTGCATGACTCTGCAACATTGGAACAATAATTGTTTAGACTAAAATAAACAGAGTTGAACCCTTCACTAATTGATTTATATTGCTTACCATTTTCTTCCAGCACCCAATGCATTGGTCCAAAAGGTAGTAAGATGGAAAGAATACAAGCAGCCCATCAAGAACAATTCGAGCAAAATTGACTGAAACATTGAAATCAAACCTTGAAATCACGCGCTACTGATTTGGATTGGACAACTTCCAGTTCCTAAATCCATAAAAATAGGTATGTTGATTAACACATTACAGTGAACAAAATTAAGCAAAGAACtttgagaagaaaaagaattTCAATCTGTATCTAAATCATGGAAGCATTAAATACACCTCAGACTGCTTATCTATGCATCAATACAAATGAACAAAACTCAGGTTTCGATATTTATCTGGATCATCATAACATAATTGAATGAATCTCAATGGTCTTAAGAGTAGTGGAATCAAAACACAAATTCATAGCTTtgcaaaatttaaatttaaaataaccaTGTAAATTTTCTGCAGGAAGATAGCTTCAGAAGAGCTAGTATGTCCTATTTAGCTAAATCATTTATTGTAAAAACTCACAAAAGCTATGCTACATACCTATAGCATTACCAAGCTCTTGCTTGTATTCAAGAGTATCACGACTCCTGTAAGAGGAATTGAAAGGGTAGCCCGATGGACCAACTGGTACAACTCCAGCCCATATCTGACTAAATTTTATAACATGAGGGTTCTCCAACCTCACTGGAAAGTCTCTGaggtaacaaaaataaaatattaaaaattatatcaATCACATTCACACCAAAATCAAATAGtaaaattttaaaccaaataTTTACTTACAGTTTCAATTCCTGAGCAAATGAATCCATTGGAGATAATGTGCTAGATGTTAAAAAAATAGAACCCACAAACAATTTGGAGAATTCCTCCATCGCAATTCCCGGGTTAAAGCACCACCAGCTAAGTGTGTGTGCCACTGTGCCTAGTATGTAGTTGTTATGGATTCTGTCATTAAATCTTAAATCAaatcaacaaaaataaaataaatggtaaaaaaaaaagagcataTGCAGATGGATAATCAATCAAAATGGAATTAGAAAATGAATAAGATACATATACTACCATACTATTCACATActtctcttattattattattattattattattattatatagatTCTTAATCCATGGATTGATAAGTAGTTTTACGTGTAACATGCATAAGTAATAATGATAGTAAATAGAAAAAAGGCATCTCTCTCTCATGCCTACAAATCAATCACTACAAAACAATGGTATTTAATGGTGCCTGCACATACACTCTCTTTCTCTAATCTGAATATGTGTATGTGGAAATCAGTGAGAAGATCATTTATAAGAAAGGTCATCGAGATCCCTCTTTGTCTCTTATCTTCGGACAACTCCTTTCTCATAATTGCACTTTTAAATTTCCTCATATCTTTCacacacatacacatacacatacacatatttattaTGTGTATGAAAAGCCTGTCTTCTCCGCCTTCTATAAATATATGCCTATCAAGATGAATTAACTGCATTGATATTCATCCACAGAAAAATGGTTATATATTTATAGTAATATGTGCTTTTTTCTAAGCATAGCATGCATGGAATAATGagtatattatttatattatattagtTTTTGGAGTAGTGTGGGTATTATATCATAAATGTGTATATATGATGATGCAGAGGAATCTTCATCTCAAAACTTTTTTTTTGTATGCATTACCAAATAGTAATCAACAAAGGATCAAAAACTGATGATAGCAACATATAACATCAACACCCTCCCCAACTATTAATATTATCCTATATACAACCCATTTGGTCATCGAAACCCCTCAAATGAccaaacttgtaaatattttaataCATCATACTAGTATTAAGAGAAGAGCACAAACCCTTAAATCATCATCAAGTTTTGCAGCAAGTGCTTTTAGTAATGTTGTTTTTCCAAATCCAGGCGGACCAAGAAGTAAAGTCAACCTGAAAATAAATCAATTTGAGTTATATAGCATTTGAAGGAGTTTAGATGAAAATTAGTAGAAGTTACCAATGAACATACCTTGAAGGTCTTGCTATACCACTCACACCTTTGAGTTTCTTAACCACTCTTTTCTTTGATGGAGTGAGTCAAATCATTCCAATGATTCCCTATTCAAATGGGATTATAGGTTAGAGAACTGAGAATTTACACCAAGAAATTAAGAGTAAAAAAATAGAGTTATTGGTATGAGCTGAAATATTTGAAGTTACCTCAATCATGTTAAGACTGGAATTCAACAGAGTTGGAAGAGCTCTAGTTCCTACATATGCATCTCCCTCAATTGACAAATTTTGGAATCTAACTTCAACCTTAGGAATCTTAATCCCAACCCTGTTTTTTTCATAAACAAATATATCACGTTATGAATTTTGAAGACCTGGGACTGGGACATCAATACAAACACTTGTTAAACTCAAAACCAAATTTTGTTTTCGTTTTCgtttttcattcattttctcaGAAACCAAACAGTCAATAAACAATTACCTGTCATTTCTGGCCCTGAGTCTCTCCAAAAACTTATCATTATCATCCTCAACAACTTTCAAAATAGTCTCCATCAACTGCTTCTTGTTCTGGCTACCAAGCTTAGTAACATCAACCTCTTCAAGCATCAACCTCCCATTACTCGTCGCCTGAGTCAACATCCCTCTCCTCATCCTATCATAAGTTGGCAACCGCTCTATGGTCGCCCACCGCAGCTCCTCCTCGTCGTTCTCATGCGTCGACTGCCGCCCGCTCCGCTGGAACACATCTGGCGCGTTCCACATTTCCCTCACACTGGTCGACCGCCAGCTACTATCCCGGCTGCTCGACTGCCGAGTCAAATCGTCCTCCATGGTAATATAGCTCGATCAAACTCAATCTAATCTTATCAACACCAATGTTAATCTTCTTCTTATGTGCACTGTTTCATTCTCAAAAAAGAAAGATATTTATTTTGAGATGTGAATGAAAGCTTTGTttataagagaagaagaagaagaatatacaAACGTATGTGTCAGAGCTAACTGTTTTTTCAAATCTCATAACATTCAAGAGAATCCCAACACAGTAATATGattcaaagaagaagaaaatcaaatctaaacatttattttaataatgataaatctaattaatatatacatatatcaaactaccTTTCTCCCTTTCTTCTCGACCCGTTCTCTGCAAATTAACCAACCCTCAAACTTCAACCTAGCTCTAAGCTTCAAACCCAGCCCCGTTTCCAGCCTCACATCGTCGACCACACCACATCCCCGTCGCCAGCCACGCATTGTTGAGCATGTCGGACCTCCGCATCACCAAGTCCCCAGAAGTCGCCGTCAGTACACCTGCACGAGAAA contains the following coding sequences:
- the LOC133791956 gene encoding regulator of telomere elongation helicase 1 homolog codes for the protein MEEFSKLFVGSIFLTSSTLSPMDSFAQELKLDFPVRLENPHVIKFSQIWAGVVPVGPSGYPFNSSYRSRDTLEYKQELGNAIDKQSERVISRFDFNVSVNFARIVLDGLLVFFPSYYLLDQCIGCWKKMSHANSTTLWERICRHKKPVVEPRQSFLFSESIEDYMAKLKDSSTSGAIFFDVCRGKVSEGLDFADHVGRAVIVTGMPFATMTDHKV